In the genome of Cryptomeria japonica chromosome 8, Sugi_1.0, whole genome shotgun sequence, one region contains:
- the LOC131857579 gene encoding uncharacterized protein LOC131857579, whose protein sequence is MDGQRLIFQRCEQSGRARRWPEGVRRIEQAVRDRYLELRETQLKADRAQEELATRIPALETELAQQRTHARSTDEILATVRGELSVVKAKLAVQSNERASAESRVATLAAELEAKHQELMEAVFRVRSSRERQLQAEQDLQYRTDQVVQLREQLAVAAPAPPPSGMPPLPPQ, encoded by the coding sequence ATGGATGGCCAACGCTTGATCTTCCAGAGATGCGAGCAGAGTGGCAGAGCCAGGAGGTGGCCGGAGGGAGTCAGACGGATTGAGCAGGCTGTACGAGATAGGTATCTCGAGCTTCGAGAGACTCAGCTCAAGGCAGATAGGGCTCAGGAGGAGTTGGCCACTCGCATCCCTGCATTGGAGACAGAGTTAGCGCAGCAGCGCACCCATGCTAGGAGTACAGATGAGATCCTTGCCACCGTGAGAGGAGAATTGAGTGTCGTGAAGGCAAAGTTGGCAGTGCAGTCAAATGAGAGAGCCTCAGCAGAATCGAGAGTTGCTACCCTGGCAGCCGAGTTGGAGGCGAAGCATCAAGAATTGATGGAGGCAGTGTTTCGAGTGAGGAGTTCCCGAGAGCGACAGTTGCAGGCTGAGCAGGACCTCCAATACCGGACCGACCAGGTGGTACAGCTTCGGGAGCAGTTGGCAGTAGCAGCCCCAGCCCCTCCACCATCAGGGATGCCTCCCTTACCCCCTCAGTAG